In Aricia agestis chromosome 16, ilAriAges1.1, whole genome shotgun sequence, one genomic interval encodes:
- the LOC121735020 gene encoding general odorant-binding protein 19d-like: MTLFLKYTMDCNHEHPVNTQELELLRNHKFSDSKNTKCLQACVFKKIKWMNNKGMFDDEVAYNTSQKEFTDPSKLEQLKTLYTECKKVNDIIFEGPDSNCERASALAKCLSEHSIKSESLRRRPDFPEFWKADSLPVCDIYRALIGRNCVNKPNMKPINNPGI, encoded by the exons ATGACtctgtttttaaaatatacgaTGGACTGTAATCATGAACACCCCGTCAACACCCAAGAGCTGGAACTACTACGGAACCACAAGTTTTCAGACTCCAAAAACACTAAATGTCTCCAAGCTTGTGTCTTTAAGAAAATCAAGTGG aTGAATAACAAAGGAATGTTTGACGACGAAGTCGCATATAATACCTCTCAGAAAGAATTCACTGATCCCAGCAAACTTGAACAATTGAAAACTTTGTACACCGAGTGCAAGAAGG TAAACGATATTATCTTCGAGGGCCCAGATAGTAACTGCGAGCGCGCATCTGCTTTAGCAAAGTGCTTGTCAGAACACTCTATTAAG AGTGAGAGCCTACGACGACGGCCAGACTTTCCTGAGTTTTGGAAAGCTGacagtttacctgtttgtgacatTTACAGAG cCCTGATAGGTCGAAATTGTGTAAATAAGCCGAACATGAAGCCAATCAACAATCCtggaatttga